A region of the Dromaius novaehollandiae isolate bDroNov1 chromosome 33, bDroNov1.hap1, whole genome shotgun sequence genome:
cagctctcgccctggccccccccagccccccagctctcaccCCAGCCCCtcttggcccccccagctctcacCCTGGCCCCCCCCGGCTCTTGCCCCGTCCCCCGTGGCTCTCATCctggcccccctgcccccccccagccccccagctctcaccCTGGCCTCCCCCGGCTCTCACCCTGGCCACCCCGAGTCTccctggcccccccccggccccccccgtgccccccgtcTCTCACCCCGGCGTGTCCCCGGAACTTGCGCAccacctgccccgaggccacgTCCCAGAGCGCCACGGTCTTGTCGGCGCTGCCGGAGCAGAGCTGGCTGTTGTCgaaggagctgggggggggcggaggggccgtgtgggcgcgggggggtcccgccgccgcccccccggcccccccgcggccgcttACCCGGCGGCGTCCAGCACCTCGTAGCCGTGGCCGTGGTAGGCGCGCAGCAGCGTGCCCTTGTGCGGGTTCCACAGCTTCAGCGACTTGTCGCTGCCGCACGTCAGGCAGTAGTTGCCGTCCACTGCCGGGGGGGGCACggtgctggcggggggggggggggctgcggcctgaccccccccccgtgacacccccctgccccagcacccaAAGGCGGCAGCTCCGAGCAAGCGTCTCCCGGCACCCAGGGGTCCGGGGGCTCGGTGGGACCCGGGAGTGGGGAGCCCCCCCTGCCCTACACCGAGGACGGGGGCCAGgagcccccccggagccccccgggaTGGAGCCAAGGAGCCCgggccccagcaccccctgcccggGGGCCACCGGGAGCCCAGTCCCGTTCTCTGCGCCCCGGGATGGAGCCAAGGATCCGGGTCCCCCTCCCGGGATAGACCCCAGTCCTATTCCCCCCGGGATGGAGCCCGGTCCCTGGTCCCCTTTCCCCGGATGGACCCTCGTCCTGCTCCCCCTTCCCGGGATGGACCCTTGTCCTGGTCTCCCCTGGGATGGAGTGTGgtcccggttccccccccccgggaTAGACCCCGGTCCCGGTTCCCCCCCAGGACGCAGCCCGGTCCCTGGTCCCCCTTCCCGGGACGGACCCTCATCCCCAGTTCTCTCTCCTGGGATAGACCCCGGTCCCCCCCGGGATGGAGCCCCGTACCTCCCGGGATGGAGCCCGGTGCCTGGTTCCCCCTCCTCCTGGGATAGACCCCGGTCCCATTCCCCCTCCCGGGATGGAGCCCGGTGCCCGGTTCCCGGTTCCCCCTCCTCCTGGGATAGACCCCGGTCCCATTCCCCCTCCCGGGATGGACCCCAGTCCCATTCCCCCCTCCCGGGATGCAGCCCGGTCCCCGGTTCCCCCTCCCGGGACAGACCCCGGTCCCATTCCTCTCTCCCAGGATGGACCCCGGTCCCATTCCCCCCTCCCGGGACGCAGCCCGGTCTCATTCCCCCCTCCCGGGACGCAGCccggtcccggtgccggtgccccggGGCGGCGCTCACCGTTGAAGCGGGCGGCGCGCACGGCTCCCTGCCCGCAGGCCAGGCTGCGCACCCGGCGCCGAGGcagctcggcggggccgggccgcgggcgggggaaGGCCatggccgggccccgcgccgccgccgccccggcgcctcttccggcggcggcggcggaagcggcagcggcagcggcagcggcgcagcatggcggacccgcggcggccggcgcgggtgGCCAGGTgagggggggtcccgggccggggggctccgggccgggggggcccggctcACGGCGGCCCCCCCGCAGGTACAAGCCGCCGGCCACGGAGAGCAACCCGGCGCTGGAGGACCCCACGCCGGACTACATGAACCTGCTGGGCATGGTGTTCAGCATGTGCGGCCTCATGCTCAAGGTGCGCCGCGccgccaccggcaccggcaccgtcCCGGGGGAGCCGGGACAGCGACAGGGACAGGGACCGGCCCGGGGGGagctgggacagggacagggaccgGCCCGGGGTGGGAAAAGGCACCGGCCCCAGCGGCAccgggacagggacagggactgGGACTGGCCCCGGGTGGGAaagggcaccggcaccggggacaccggggagctgggacagggacatggggtgaACAGGGGCACCGGGACTGATCCAGGAGGCACCGGGGAGCCGGGACAGGGCACCGGCCCGGGAGAACCGGGATAGGGACCGGCCCGGGGTGGGAAGGGGCACCAGCCTGGGGGGCACCAGGACAGGGACCAGCTTGGGGTGGGAAAGTGCACCGAGCCGGGGGGACTGGGACAGGGACCGGGACTGGGACAGGGACCAGGACAGGGACCAGCCTGGGCTAGGCGAGGGCACCGGGTGACAAGGGTGGAGGAAAGGGACGGGCCCCAGGATGTGCCGGGGTGGTCTAAGGGGCAGCCGGGACTGTCCCTGGGGTGGACGAGGGTCGTGGGGGGCCCGTGACCGGCCCTGGGGGGCTCGGGGTGGATGAGGGTTGTGGGGGGCCCATGACTGTccctggggggtttggggtggaTGAGGGTTGTGGGGCAACCAGGACTGTCCCTGGGGTGGACGAGGGTCGTGGGGGGCCCATGACTGTccctggggggtttggggtggaCGAGGGTCGTGGGGGGCCCGTGACTGTCCCTGGGGGGTTCAGGGTGGATGAGGGTTGTGGGGGGACCGGGGCTGGCTCCATCGAGCATCGGGGTGAAGAAGCACCGCGGGGGCTCGAGGACCGTCCCCGGGGGCGTCCGCAGGGACAGGGGTCCGTCCCCGGGCGTCCCCGCGCCCAGCCGTACCCCTCCGCGCGCAGCTGAAGTGGTGCGCCTGGATCGCCGTCTACTGCTCCTTCATCAGCTTCGCCAACTCCCGCAGCTCCGAGGACACCAAGCAGATGATGAGCAGCTTCATGTGAGCGCCGGGACGAACCCGGGCACGAGCTCCCTGCCGGGGGGGGACACGAGGGAGGAGCGGAAGCAGCGTGGCGGTTCTGCCGCGTTTCCCAAGCGCGGGCTGatccccccccttttctcccccccaGGCTGTCCATCTCGGCCGTGGTGATGTCCTACCTGCAGAACCCCCAGCCCATGTCCCCTCCCTGGTGACGCTCCCCGCCGGCGTCGCGCTGTCGCCCGGCTCAAAGAATAAAGGAGCGGCTGGAGGGAGCTCGCCGGCTTTGGAGACGGGCTGCTCTGGTTTTGCAGCGCGAACCCGTGTTTTTCACTGAATTAAGGCCGCGATAGCAGCGCAGACTCCATGAGGACGCCGGCAAGGCCGCGCGTCGTGGCGCCTCTTTGGCTGAGGCGGGTGGAGCTCACGGAGCTCTCCGGGGGGCTGAGAGGGGCCAGGGCtgcgtggggcagctgtggggggcggagggggagaCAATGAGCGGCCGTGGGGAAATGGCGCGCGGCTGAGGGCGGCCATAGCCCGGCTCCCCTCAGCCCACTGTGGCGCGAGCACGTCCCTGAGGAAAAGCCGCGCACGTCTCCCGCCACCGCTACTCGACGCCCCATTGGAGGAGAGCACTCTCCCCCTCACCCTCTCCGCCAATCACGTCTGGGAGGGGGGCGGGATTCTGAGAGCTGCTACCGGTCATTGGCTACCGAGCGTCCTTCCCGCAGCGGGGTGGGGGGCGTTTGCAACGTTCGTCTCCCGTGGTAACGCGGGCGTGACTCGCGCTGTCAATCACGGGCGATGCTTCTTAATTGATGCGCGTCCTTACGtcaccgcccccgccgcgcgcgcctCTTCATGGGATAGGTGAGTCGCCCTGTCAGTTCTACGCGGCCTTCCCGCCTCCTGCGCTCAGCAGCCAATCAGAGCGCGGAGGGCGGTTTTTATCCACGAGGACGCGGCTGCTGCCCCACCCCTCACCGCGGATTGGCTCCCGGTTGCGGGGAGGGGA
Encoded here:
- the WDR83OS gene encoding PAT complex subunit Asterix, translated to MADPRRPARVARYKPPATESNPALEDPTPDYMNLLGMVFSMCGLMLKLKWCAWIAVYCSFISFANSRSSEDTKQMMSSFMLSISAVVMSYLQNPQPMSPPW